In a single window of the Tellurirhabdus bombi genome:
- a CDS encoding LytR/AlgR family response regulator transcription factor: MNVLIIEDEELAVRKLTKLLQEVSSNVTIVGTMASVRASVAWLQTNTAPDLILMDIELADGQSFEIFEQTTVSSPVIFTTSYDEYALKAFKVNSIDYLLKPIKRHELEASMLKYKRLLTISSPEVAEAKASDLGLVNIDALVQQLRQQIQPTDYRRRFLVKHRQQWVPISADEIGHFYSEEGVCLFRTFTGQKFSLDYTLDELEKMLDPTLFFRANRQFIVHINSVLQIHPYFNNKLKLTLKPAPEEEVLVSRERASDFKRWMGK; this comes from the coding sequence ATGAATGTATTAATTATCGAAGATGAAGAGTTGGCCGTCCGTAAGCTAACCAAGTTGTTGCAGGAGGTTTCATCCAATGTTACCATCGTCGGGACAATGGCCAGCGTCCGGGCTTCGGTGGCTTGGTTGCAAACCAATACCGCGCCCGACCTTATTCTGATGGATATTGAACTGGCTGACGGCCAGAGTTTTGAGATTTTTGAGCAAACTACGGTCAGTTCACCCGTCATTTTTACCACTTCTTATGACGAATACGCGCTAAAAGCGTTTAAGGTTAACAGCATCGACTATTTGCTCAAGCCCATCAAACGGCATGAGTTGGAAGCCAGCATGCTCAAATACAAGCGCTTACTAACTATTTCAAGCCCAGAAGTTGCGGAAGCAAAAGCTTCCGATCTGGGTCTTGTCAACATCGATGCGCTGGTTCAGCAGCTACGTCAGCAAATTCAACCGACCGACTACCGCCGCCGCTTTCTGGTCAAGCACCGCCAGCAATGGGTGCCGATCAGCGCCGATGAGATTGGTCATTTCTATTCCGAGGAAGGCGTTTGTTTGTTCCGAACGTTTACGGGTCAGAAATTCTCCCTGGATTATACGCTGGATGAACTGGAAAAAATGCTTGACCCCACGCTCTTTTTTCGCGCCAACCGGCAGTTCATTGTGCACATTAATTCCGTGTTGCAAATCCATCCTTATTTCAACAATAAACTCAAACTAACGCTGAAACCCGCCCCGGAAGAAGAGGTACTGGTAAGTCGCGAACGCGCGTCGGACTTTAAGCGGTGGATGGGTAAATAA
- a CDS encoding ATP-binding protein, whose translation MKYLYLLFFSVLLSVPTWSQVSPKADTATAITYDRLPENGILLNKGWKYHRGDQPNGAAPDLDDRAWKPFNPTLAINDLLPIHPQGIGWLRLHLRLSDSVRLQPLMLYIQQLCASEIYLNGRLIKRFGTVSNHPDSVEAYNPFSEPVGLYFANQPDQLLAIRFAAWNNKAKLNQSFLNRPLLAIRLQGLPLLLETHTARQRSDLVVTTAFGICLLLSFLHIIFFVYNRAQRANLYFAGYTISLTLLFFVFLSYDYWNKDIDLSMYVASCIWLLLQIIFLWPLRALYCLFDRKPNVLFYGLWVFLPVNFLLVAFSKPPVWAMIVLLFLPILVEISEQLRLTIQAVRQRKRGAGIIAGGFAFAALLLVGYILLQTLGIYFYDSTLFFLLVLLSPALSISLFLAREFALDSQLLQVKLRQVQQLSAQTVAQEQEKQHLLAAQNETLERQVKERTAQLQQSLDELKTTQNQLIQKEKMASLGELTAGIAHEIQNPLNFVNNFSEVSSELIDELKEGPFQHLPETEQEYASEIIGDLTQNLQKINHHGKRADNIVKGMLEHSRSSTGQKGPTNLNALADEYLKLAYHGLRAKDKSFNAQLITNFDKKLALVQANPQDLGRVLLNLFNNAFYAVQEKTKQAGPGYQPTVTVSTYQHQNQVEIRVEDNGTGIPEAAKQKIFQPFFTTKPTGQGTGLGLSLSYDIITKGHGGTLSVETQAEEGTQMQICLPL comes from the coding sequence ATGAAATACCTGTACCTGCTTTTTTTCTCTGTTTTACTATCTGTTCCGACCTGGAGTCAGGTCAGTCCAAAAGCCGATACCGCGACGGCCATTACCTACGATCGATTGCCCGAAAATGGAATTTTGCTGAATAAGGGCTGGAAATACCACCGGGGCGACCAGCCGAACGGAGCCGCTCCCGACTTGGACGACCGAGCCTGGAAGCCTTTCAATCCTACCCTCGCCATCAACGACTTATTGCCGATTCATCCTCAGGGAATTGGCTGGCTTCGGCTTCACCTGCGCCTCAGCGACAGCGTACGCCTTCAGCCGCTTATGCTCTATATTCAGCAGTTGTGTGCTTCAGAAATTTACCTGAATGGGCGGCTGATCAAACGCTTTGGCACCGTCAGCAATCATCCCGACAGCGTTGAAGCGTACAATCCTTTTTCTGAGCCCGTCGGTCTTTACTTTGCAAATCAGCCAGACCAGTTGCTCGCGATTCGGTTTGCCGCCTGGAACAACAAAGCCAAGCTCAATCAAAGCTTTCTCAACCGCCCCCTGCTGGCCATTCGGCTGCAAGGCTTGCCCCTGCTGTTAGAAACCCATACCGCCCGTCAACGCAGTGACCTCGTTGTCACAACGGCTTTTGGTATCTGTCTGCTCTTGAGTTTCCTGCACATTATCTTTTTTGTCTATAACCGAGCGCAGCGAGCCAATCTTTACTTCGCGGGTTATACCATCTCATTGACGCTTCTTTTTTTTGTTTTCCTGAGTTATGACTACTGGAATAAAGACATCGATCTATCCATGTACGTGGCTAGTTGTATCTGGTTATTGCTGCAAATAATTTTTCTCTGGCCTCTACGGGCACTCTATTGCCTGTTTGATCGGAAGCCCAATGTTCTTTTTTATGGTCTATGGGTCTTTTTACCCGTTAATTTTTTGCTCGTGGCTTTTAGCAAACCGCCTGTCTGGGCCATGATTGTCTTATTGTTTCTCCCAATTCTGGTTGAAATCTCGGAGCAGCTCCGACTGACGATCCAGGCCGTTCGGCAGCGAAAGCGGGGCGCTGGTATCATTGCCGGTGGATTTGCGTTTGCCGCGCTGTTGCTGGTAGGCTACATCCTGCTTCAGACTCTAGGCATTTATTTCTATGATTCAACCCTTTTCTTCCTGCTGGTTTTGTTGTCGCCTGCGTTAAGCATCTCTTTGTTTCTCGCCCGGGAATTTGCCCTGGATAGTCAGCTACTTCAGGTAAAACTGCGGCAGGTTCAGCAATTATCGGCCCAAACCGTCGCGCAGGAACAGGAAAAACAGCACCTGCTGGCGGCCCAGAATGAAACACTGGAACGGCAGGTAAAAGAGCGAACCGCGCAACTTCAGCAATCGCTGGACGAACTCAAAACCACGCAGAATCAACTGATTCAGAAGGAGAAAATGGCCTCCCTGGGGGAACTGACGGCGGGGATTGCCCACGAAATTCAGAATCCGCTGAACTTTGTCAACAACTTTTCCGAAGTAAGCAGCGAACTCATCGACGAGCTGAAAGAAGGGCCTTTCCAGCATTTGCCCGAAACAGAACAAGAATACGCCAGCGAGATTATAGGCGATCTAACCCAAAACCTGCAAAAAATCAACCATCACGGAAAACGGGCGGACAATATTGTCAAGGGCATGCTGGAGCACAGTCGCTCGTCTACGGGACAGAAAGGGCCGACCAACCTCAACGCGCTGGCCGATGAGTATTTAAAACTGGCTTATCACGGTTTGCGGGCCAAAGACAAAAGCTTTAATGCCCAACTGATCACTAATTTCGACAAAAAGCTGGCTTTGGTTCAGGCCAACCCCCAGGATTTAGGACGCGTGCTGTTAAATTTGTTCAATAACGCTTTCTACGCGGTTCAGGAAAAAACCAAACAAGCGGGCCCAGGGTACCAACCAACCGTTACCGTCAGCACGTACCAGCACCAAAATCAAGTTGAAATTCGGGTAGAAGACAATGGGACGGGCATTCCAGAAGCGGCGAAGCAGAAGATTTTTCAGCCTTTTTTCACAACCAAACCGACGGGGCAAGGCACCGGACTGGGCTTATCGCTCTCCTACGACATCATCACCAAAGGCCACGGCGGCACGCTGAGCGTCGAAACGCAAGCCGAAGAAGGAACCCAAATGCAAATTTGTCTGCCCCTTTAA
- a CDS encoding glycoside hydrolase family 43 protein encodes MKLRIFLAFFATTWLVLTAKAQPTSPRNTYQNPVIAGDFADPSVIRVGDTYYAAGTSSEWAPPYPVYTSKDLVNWDYIGPIFKTMPEWTVGSYWAPELFYRNGVFYAYYTARRKSDGRSYIGVATTRNIREGFTDHGLLIEWTSEAIDAFVLEDEGKLFITWKAYGLDKGKAIEILGAELSPDGLKVTGKAFTLLTADRNTWEDGGAEGQAIFKRGRYFYMTYSGNTCCGPRCNYQVGFARAEKLQGPWEKFAQNPVLVSDEAWKCPGHGTVVTTPDNRYFYLHHAYKGTDFTFTGRQGVLSELVWDEKTQWPAFRHGKTTPTQAKSLIGTTQKKAPNLTVNFSKNTPSLSWVWDVSLPKPTFSVQQGALRLTNTADNSTGSFLGLVIKNGTYTFSAEVVPQNSLQSICLYGDAKNALGLGVRQGALELWEVKEGVRKVLKTQPIPENNTPVTVYLRSRSGQFYEFSWSSKGTKPALLTEKPLDGAFLPRWDRAPRIGLSVSGDKNTSGSVRAIKMQYDVQP; translated from the coding sequence ATGAAACTGAGAATTTTTCTCGCCTTTTTCGCAACAACCTGGCTGGTATTAACGGCAAAAGCCCAGCCCACTTCTCCACGCAACACCTATCAGAATCCGGTCATTGCGGGCGACTTTGCCGATCCTTCTGTCATTCGCGTTGGTGATACCTACTACGCAGCCGGCACCTCGTCGGAATGGGCACCACCTTACCCGGTTTATACCTCAAAAGATCTGGTCAACTGGGATTATATTGGTCCTATTTTCAAGACGATGCCGGAGTGGACCGTCGGCAGTTACTGGGCTCCTGAGCTTTTTTACCGCAATGGCGTATTTTATGCCTACTACACCGCCCGCCGAAAATCAGATGGCCGTTCGTACATTGGGGTTGCCACCACGCGCAACATTCGGGAAGGATTTACCGACCATGGCCTACTGATCGAATGGACCAGCGAAGCCATTGATGCCTTTGTGCTGGAAGATGAGGGCAAACTCTTCATCACCTGGAAAGCCTACGGACTCGACAAAGGGAAAGCCATTGAAATTCTGGGTGCCGAACTAAGTCCGGATGGCCTAAAAGTAACTGGCAAAGCCTTTACGCTCCTGACTGCCGACCGCAATACGTGGGAAGATGGTGGGGCGGAGGGACAAGCCATTTTTAAACGGGGGCGCTATTTTTACATGACTTATTCGGGGAATACCTGTTGCGGGCCCCGCTGCAACTACCAAGTGGGGTTTGCCCGCGCCGAGAAACTACAAGGTCCGTGGGAGAAGTTCGCCCAGAATCCGGTGCTGGTGAGTGATGAGGCCTGGAAATGTCCCGGCCACGGAACGGTGGTTACAACGCCCGATAATCGTTATTTCTATCTGCATCACGCCTACAAGGGTACTGATTTCACGTTTACGGGTCGTCAGGGCGTTTTGAGTGAACTGGTTTGGGATGAAAAGACTCAATGGCCTGCTTTCCGTCACGGGAAAACAACGCCTACCCAGGCCAAATCGCTGATTGGTACAACTCAAAAAAAAGCGCCAAATCTAACGGTCAATTTTAGCAAGAATACCCCGTCCCTTTCGTGGGTTTGGGATGTCAGCCTGCCCAAGCCGACCTTTTCCGTTCAGCAGGGTGCCCTGCGCCTGACCAATACGGCGGACAATTCAACCGGTAGTTTTCTGGGATTGGTTATCAAAAATGGCACGTACACTTTTTCGGCGGAGGTTGTTCCCCAAAACAGCCTGCAAAGTATCTGTCTTTACGGCGATGCCAAAAACGCGCTGGGTTTGGGCGTTCGTCAGGGAGCGCTGGAGTTGTGGGAAGTAAAAGAGGGCGTTCGAAAAGTGTTGAAAACGCAGCCTATTCCCGAAAATAACACGCCGGTAACGGTTTACTTGCGTAGCCGCTCCGGTCAGTTTTATGAGTTCTCCTGGAGCTCGAAAGGCACCAAGCCCGCCCTGTTGACAGAAAAACCGTTGGACGGTGCTTTCCTGCCCCGCTGGGATCGGGCACCGCGCATTGGCCTTAGTGTATCCGGCGATAAAAACACCAGCGGTTCGGTTCGGGCAATAAAAATGCAATACGACGTTCAGCCTTAA
- a CDS encoding FISUMP domain-containing protein — protein MIKIVKSLFSVALLTGLMSGTLSSCNKEKPLPPNPGEDREEQLPSTPSTSIPDALVGTWYADHNEGPLTANWDNKTFQGEPGFREFRTMVFTKDGKNAIEYTSDVLNLSDGEVKQFLYKVVGTLEYRATPAQLTFHAQSGTMRVFSNRYSGYKEAQITSEDLKPYYSVLRNPDATTYASATNYLKAQRFDGGNQFAVTYIKVKGSSNPPTNSNSPYAKPPAAGTYVKIENLYYPTVTIGKQEWMSVNYAGLGGISMNAKPQYGTYYKHTDLRNIDIPAGWRIPTIEDYTKLLASQGLQLNQWGTTDGEDLESKKRLGKLMSATGWKKEDGYATNQSGFNAVPANYLVVDHTPNGEGSNCALWTSEKNSSEHAMAFEIIQLPSDTYAKMNFYPTSYKVPHLPVRFVKDK, from the coding sequence ATGATAAAAATCGTAAAAAGTCTTTTTTCAGTAGCGCTACTAACGGGGCTAATGTCCGGTACGCTGTCTAGTTGTAACAAAGAAAAACCGCTACCCCCGAACCCGGGCGAAGATCGGGAAGAACAGCTGCCTTCAACGCCGTCTACCTCTATTCCCGACGCGCTGGTGGGCACCTGGTATGCCGATCATAACGAAGGACCACTCACGGCAAACTGGGATAACAAGACGTTTCAGGGCGAACCGGGTTTCCGCGAATTTCGCACGATGGTGTTTACCAAAGACGGCAAAAATGCCATTGAGTACACGTCCGATGTCTTGAATCTAAGCGATGGAGAAGTAAAGCAATTCCTGTATAAAGTGGTCGGTACGCTGGAATATCGGGCAACACCGGCTCAGCTGACATTCCACGCCCAGAGCGGAACCATGCGCGTTTTCAGCAATCGGTACTCGGGCTATAAAGAAGCACAAATTACCAGTGAAGACCTGAAACCCTACTACAGCGTTTTGCGCAACCCAGATGCGACAACCTACGCATCGGCGACCAACTACCTGAAAGCCCAGCGGTTCGACGGGGGCAACCAATTTGCCGTAACCTACATCAAAGTAAAAGGCAGCAGCAACCCGCCTACCAACTCAAATAGCCCATACGCCAAGCCACCGGCTGCGGGTACGTACGTGAAAATCGAGAACCTGTATTACCCCACCGTAACAATTGGAAAGCAGGAATGGATGTCGGTGAATTACGCTGGTTTGGGTGGAATTTCGATGAATGCGAAACCGCAGTACGGTACGTATTACAAACACACAGATCTGCGCAATATTGACATTCCGGCGGGCTGGCGTATTCCCACCATTGAGGATTACACCAAACTGCTGGCATCGCAGGGGCTGCAACTGAATCAATGGGGCACCACCGATGGCGAGGATTTAGAATCGAAGAAGCGGCTGGGTAAACTGATGTCGGCAACCGGTTGGAAAAAGGAAGACGGCTACGCCACCAACCAATCCGGGTTTAATGCGGTTCCCGCCAACTACCTGGTGGTCGATCACACCCCCAATGGCGAAGGTTCGAACTGTGCGTTGTGGACCTCGGAGAAGAACAGTAGCGAGCACGCCATGGCTTTCGAAATTATTCAATTGCCCAGCGATACGTACGCCAAAATGAATTTTTACCCAACTAGCTATAAAGTGCCTCATTTGCCGGTTCGCTTCGTGAAAGATAAATAA
- a CDS encoding sensor histidine kinase, whose amino-acid sequence MKRKQYTRRDNYIALSILPVYYLVLNYLLFGPIYLQRLDIFLLATLSVIIIWTPIYFLHGVPALYFRRRYPAIRQTWMRLSLALIAHILMSSITFYAFFYGYDWVNFPGYSFQPERLQRALIIGIAGNILVNIVHESVYTFELWSQTLSETEKFKRANLQSQLEGLKQQINPHFLFNSLNSLSSLIDEDPERAEQFIDELASVYRYLLQTNTNELTTLATELEFIQSYYHLQRTRYGTGLCLQINVDNAYLNTLLPPLTLQLLVENAIKHNVVATDQPLHIFIETSASGYLPESDPSLSVRNNLQRRPTRVLSNGIGLVNITTKYQLLAQGGVKIEDSNDQFVVTLPLLTGQPAFEA is encoded by the coding sequence TTGAAGAGAAAGCAATATACCCGGCGCGACAACTATATTGCCTTGAGCATTCTACCGGTTTATTACCTGGTGCTCAACTATTTGCTCTTCGGACCCATTTACCTGCAACGGCTTGACATCTTTTTGCTGGCCACTTTAAGTGTTATCATCATTTGGACTCCGATTTACTTTCTACATGGTGTTCCGGCCCTTTATTTCCGCCGTCGTTATCCGGCGATCCGGCAAACCTGGATGCGCTTGTCTCTGGCGTTGATTGCCCACATTCTGATGTCGTCCATCACGTTTTATGCTTTTTTTTACGGCTACGACTGGGTCAATTTTCCGGGCTACAGCTTTCAGCCAGAGCGCCTGCAACGGGCATTGATTATTGGCATTGCCGGTAATATTCTGGTCAATATCGTTCACGAAAGCGTCTATACGTTTGAGCTGTGGTCGCAGACATTGAGCGAGACGGAGAAGTTCAAGCGAGCAAATTTGCAAAGCCAACTCGAAGGTCTGAAGCAGCAGATTAACCCGCATTTTCTTTTTAATAGCCTGAATTCGCTTTCTTCCCTGATCGACGAAGACCCCGAACGAGCGGAGCAATTTATCGACGAATTAGCGAGTGTCTATCGTTATTTGCTGCAAACAAATACCAACGAATTAACGACGCTGGCTACCGAACTGGAGTTTATTCAATCGTATTATCACTTGCAACGCACGCGGTACGGAACGGGCTTATGTCTGCAAATTAACGTGGATAATGCCTATTTAAACACCTTGCTGCCTCCGTTAACGCTGCAACTGCTGGTCGAAAATGCCATCAAGCACAACGTTGTTGCCACGGATCAGCCCCTCCACATTTTTATCGAAACCAGTGCATCAGGATACTTGCCCGAGTCGGATCCAAGCTTGAGCGTACGGAATAATTTGCAGCGCCGACCTACGCGGGTGCTATCCAACGGCATCGGCCTGGTCAATATCACCACAAAATACCAACTGCTGGCCCAGGGAGGAGTTAAAATTGAAGACAGCAACGATCAGTTTGTGGTTACGCTGCCCCTGCTGACGGGCCAGCCCGCGTTTGAGGCCTGA
- a CDS encoding sensor histidine kinase produces MSFVSPEPANDKWLRIIGIPVAALPFVWTYLEEFGYSWRLFALIYACELLTTAAVWHLLRWWVMWVRQRYTHKSQTSRRVLITAGGYSLFTIPIQAGETWLINQIDWMGLNAQPAFPGLYLIQVFVALTFLAIVGSYYETSYYLHLYRLAVAESEAIQKASLQSQFDSLKNQVNPHFLFNSLNSLSALIWEDRQKAGEFLDELASVYRYLLQMNQYRLVSLKAELDFIRAYIYLLQTRYGAALDCQFSIDESLLNRTLPPLTLQTLVENAIRHNVIEVGQPLRIGIEASHNLLTISNSIQRKSRSLNTQPGGLSHVTTLYASLNLPLPQVTDDGQTFKVQVSLAQKKEESLLVLP; encoded by the coding sequence ATGAGTTTTGTCAGTCCTGAACCTGCCAACGATAAATGGTTACGAATCATTGGGATACCCGTGGCGGCATTGCCTTTTGTCTGGACTTATCTGGAAGAATTCGGTTATAGCTGGCGACTATTCGCGCTCATTTACGCCTGCGAACTCCTAACGACGGCCGCTGTCTGGCACCTCTTGCGCTGGTGGGTTATGTGGGTTCGGCAACGGTATACGCATAAATCCCAGACCAGTCGGCGCGTCTTGATTACCGCGGGCGGCTATTCGCTTTTTACGATCCCGATTCAAGCTGGTGAAACTTGGTTGATTAATCAAATCGACTGGATGGGGCTGAACGCTCAGCCTGCCTTTCCCGGCCTTTATCTGATTCAGGTTTTTGTTGCGCTGACCTTTCTGGCAATTGTCGGGAGTTACTACGAAACGTCCTATTACCTCCACCTCTACCGGCTGGCCGTGGCCGAATCGGAAGCCATTCAGAAGGCCAGCTTACAAAGCCAATTTGACAGCCTGAAGAACCAGGTTAATCCGCATTTTCTCTTTAATAGCCTTAATTCTCTATCGGCACTGATTTGGGAAGACCGGCAGAAGGCAGGCGAATTTCTGGACGAGCTGGCCAGTGTTTACCGCTACCTGCTCCAGATGAACCAGTACCGCTTGGTTTCGCTCAAAGCCGAACTTGACTTTATCCGGGCTTATATCTACCTGCTTCAGACGCGCTACGGAGCCGCCTTGGATTGCCAGTTTTCCATCGACGAAAGCCTGCTCAACCGGACGCTCCCACCCCTGACGTTGCAAACGCTGGTCGAAAACGCCATCCGGCACAACGTAATTGAAGTCGGCCAGCCATTGCGCATCGGAATTGAAGCCAGCCATAATTTATTGACAATCAGCAATTCAATTCAGCGAAAAAGCCGTTCTCTGAATACGCAGCCCGGCGGACTGAGCCACGTCACTACGCTTTATGCGTCGCTCAACCTGCCGTTACCGCAGGTTACCGACGATGGACAGACGTTCAAGGTTCAGGTAAGCTTAGCGCAAAAAAAAGAAGAAAGTTTGTTAGTTTTACCCTAA
- a CDS encoding RagB/SusD family nutrient uptake outer membrane protein, which yields MKKIFILSLLIGALAACKESGDFLEPKTNALTEETVFSDSIRTMAFLSRIYSDIGYSFVKGRWSSHGNTEQATDDAEYKYSGVTQNAVILYSGTVSPLNFPFTDFWNTPYTNIRRVNLFLSRLPSTPLSPALQRRAGAEARFLRAWYYHQLLVSFGGVPLIGDKVFDIADFIDLPRNSFAECVSYLVGELDALAAILPATTDYSEENYGRATRGACLALKSRILLYAASPLFNGSPETQNAALASIVSYPTYDASHWQKAADAAQAVITSGQYSLNTDNATAPGYGFYQVFLKRVNNEYIFFQNRGANRDMEVFFNMPSRGGQNNSMPTQNLAEAFPMKNGKAITDPTSGYDPKNPYINRDPRFGYSIIYNESPYYLASSNALVPVYTYEGAPSDGFTYSGQTTGYYTRKMCDVNIAANTSFAVDRGWPLLRYAEVLLNYAEAINETGQTALAYPKLVELRARAGIDPGANQLYGLKPNMTKEEMREVIQNERRIELAFEDHRWHDIRRWKTAMAVNNSFNKRMRIVKTGNTYTYEVTQSIRKHNFRPEMYLLPIPDSEVRKMPAMLQNPGW from the coding sequence ATGAAAAAAATATTCATCCTATCATTGCTCATTGGTGCCCTTGCCGCCTGCAAAGAATCCGGCGATTTTCTGGAGCCCAAAACCAATGCCTTAACGGAGGAGACTGTTTTTAGCGATAGTATCCGAACGATGGCGTTTCTTTCCCGCATTTACAGCGATATTGGCTATAGCTTCGTCAAGGGCCGCTGGAGTTCGCACGGCAATACAGAACAAGCCACCGACGACGCCGAATACAAATATTCCGGCGTGACGCAGAACGCCGTTATCTTGTATAGCGGCACAGTTAGCCCGCTTAATTTTCCGTTCACGGATTTCTGGAATACGCCCTATACCAACATCCGGCGCGTTAACCTGTTTCTTTCGCGGCTTCCGTCTACCCCGCTTTCTCCGGCATTGCAGCGACGGGCCGGGGCCGAAGCCCGGTTTCTGCGCGCCTGGTATTATCACCAGTTGCTTGTTTCGTTCGGGGGCGTTCCGCTGATTGGCGACAAGGTTTTTGACATCGCCGATTTCATTGACCTGCCCCGCAATTCGTTCGCCGAGTGTGTGAGTTATCTGGTTGGCGAGCTGGATGCGCTGGCGGCCATTTTGCCCGCCACAACCGATTATTCGGAGGAAAACTATGGTCGGGCCACGCGGGGTGCCTGTCTCGCCCTCAAGTCGCGCATTTTGCTCTATGCAGCCAGCCCGCTCTTCAACGGCTCACCGGAAACCCAAAATGCCGCACTGGCTTCTATCGTTAGCTATCCAACCTACGATGCTAGTCACTGGCAGAAGGCCGCCGATGCCGCCCAGGCGGTTATTACCAGTGGCCAGTATTCGCTGAACACCGATAATGCTACGGCGCCAGGATACGGTTTTTACCAGGTTTTCCTGAAACGAGTGAATAATGAGTACATCTTTTTTCAAAATCGGGGAGCCAACCGGGATATGGAAGTATTTTTCAACATGCCTTCGCGTGGTGGTCAGAATAACTCCATGCCGACGCAAAATCTGGCAGAGGCTTTTCCAATGAAAAACGGCAAAGCCATCACGGACCCTACTTCCGGCTACGACCCGAAAAATCCGTATATCAACCGCGATCCCCGCTTTGGTTATTCCATTATTTATAACGAATCGCCGTATTACCTGGCTTCGTCCAACGCGCTGGTTCCGGTCTATACCTACGAAGGGGCACCGTCCGATGGCTTCACGTACAGTGGCCAGACGACGGGCTATTATACCCGTAAAATGTGCGACGTAAACATTGCGGCCAACACGAGTTTCGCCGTTGATCGGGGCTGGCCGCTGCTGCGTTACGCCGAGGTTTTACTCAACTATGCCGAAGCGATCAACGAAACCGGCCAAACCGCGCTGGCCTATCCCAAGTTGGTCGAACTGCGCGCCAGAGCGGGCATCGATCCGGGCGCGAATCAGTTGTACGGTTTGAAACCCAACATGACCAAAGAAGAAATGCGGGAAGTAATTCAAAACGAACGCCGCATCGAACTGGCTTTCGAAGATCACCGCTGGCACGACATTCGCCGCTGGAAAACCGCGATGGCGGTGAATAACTCCTTCAACAAGCGGATGCGCATCGTTAAAACGGGCAATACGTATACGTATGAGGTGACGCAATCGATCCGGAAACACAACTTCCGCCCTGAAATGTACCTGCTGCCGATACCCGATAGCGAAGTCAGAAAGATGCCTGCCATGCTTCAAAATCCTGGCTGGTAA